The Cyprinus carpio isolate SPL01 chromosome A19, ASM1834038v1, whole genome shotgun sequence genome has a segment encoding these proteins:
- the LOC109057392 gene encoding zinc finger and BTB domain-containing protein 6-like: MDVDVVSFRLPAHGDTALSNMNFLRTQQHFCDVTIVAGGRRMFRGHKVVLAACSVFLRDQFLMNPSSELQVSMLHSSAVVCELLQSCYTGMLQFSAKEIVNYLTAASYLQMEHVVEKCRGALSQYMQPQSGSTVVNVSTSNKAIQTVKTEEYPSMPVIVSVRGSDASGQFEGEDGPESDIIQVQINDEHQDLEKTSGAEEEDREAVVVLDDHEPLDAGIEEPSTEGQAKGNGLRGAGRVWRRRHGEHRGGRGRGFKHRKRYIFKDRKLLGNYQDYQERLPMPDETIGNFGAGFQADFKSSQHLTDGSVLVEYGAGEGQGEEIGSDGGPAHFSVESSSGEEGMRVETHTNEHGAADESVAVVGSTSCVTGPVVCEQCGLALCSMQDLAMHFLVSHRLYMCPCCGKHFSHFNILNRHMIVHRGVSKLHCCPLCHKTFTQKSTLCDHMNVHSGERPYVCAYCHVSFAHKSALRRHLMEQHGKTMPQNHMEMQRNNGLGF, from the exons ATGGATGTGGATGTGGTGAGTTTCCGTTTGCCTGCGCATGGAGACACTGCACTGAGTAACATGAACTTCCTGCGGACGCAGCAGCACTTCTGTGATGTCACCATCGTGGCGGGGGGCAGGCGCATGTTCAGGGGTCATAAGGTCGTGCTGGCTGCTTGCTCTGTGTTTCTCAGGGACCAGTTTCTCATGAACCCCTCATCAGAGCTACAG GTGTCGATGTTGCACAGCTCAGCAGTGGTATGTGAACTCCTCCAGTCCTGTTACACAGGAATGCTGCAGTTCAGTGCCAAAGAGATCGTGAACTACCTGACTGCAGCCAGCTACCTGCAGATGGAGCATGTGGTGGAGAAATGCAGAGGAGCCCTGAGCCAGTACATGCAGCCCCAGAGTGGCAGCACAGTTGTGAATGTCTCAACCTCAAACAAGGCTATTCAGACTGTGAAGACGGAAGAATATCCGTCTATGCCGGTGATTGTCAGT GTAAGAGGATCAGATGCATCTGGACAATTCGAGGGAGAGGACGGGCCTGAGAGTGACATCATTCAGGTGCAGATCAACGATGAACATCAAGACCTCGAGAAGACCTCTGGTGCTGAAGAGGAAGACAGAGAAGCTGTTGTTGTGTTAGACGACCACGAACCGCTGGACGCAGGTATAGAGGAGCCCAGTACGGAGGGACAAGCCAAAGGCAACGGCCTCAGAGGGGCAGGCCGTGTGTGGAGAAGACGGCACGGAGAGCACAGGGGAGGCAGAGGAAGAGGCTTTAAACACAGGAAGCGATACATATTCAAAGACCGCAAGCTCTTGGGTAACTATCAGGATTATCAGGAGCGCCTTCCAATGCCAGATGAGACCATAGGTAATTTTGGAGCGGGATTTCAGGCCGATTTCAAGTCCAGTCAGCATCTCACAGATGGTTCTGTCTTAGTTGAGTACGGAGCTGGAGAGGGACAAGGAGAAGAGATCGGCTCTGATGGAGGTCCTGCACACTTCAGTGTGGAATCTTCCAGCGGGGAAGAGGGAATGAGAGTTGAAACACATACAAATGAGCATGGAGCTGCTGACGAGTCCGTGGCGGTGGTGGGATCCACGTCCTGTGTAACGGGACCAGTGGTGTGTGAGCAGTGCGGACTAGCGCTTTGCTCAATGCAGGACTTAGCCATGCATTTCCTGGTGTCACATCGGCTGTACATGTGTCCATGCTGCGGGAAGCACTTCAGCCACTTTAATATCCTCAACCGCCACATGATCGTCCACCGTGGAGTTTCCAAGCTCCACTGTTGCCCCCTGTGCCACAAGACCTTCACTCAGAAGTCAACACTGTGCGACCACATGAATGTGCACAGTGGGGAGCGGCCGTATGTGTGTGCGTACTGCCACGTCAGCTTTGCCCACAAGTCTGCTCTACGCCGTCACCTGATGGAGCAACACGGAAAGACCATGCCCCAAAACCACATGGAGATGCAGCGAAATAATGGCCTAGGGTTTTAG